A single Myxococcales bacterium DNA region contains:
- a CDS encoding CoA activase: MTEPNLRTEPVCIGIDVGSTTVKATVVDPVTHEILWADYQRHQTKQAEKVLEMLIEIGNTFPALRKEDIRTFITGSGSSPLVEPLGSKFVQEVNSVTLAVEKLHPAVGSVIELGGQDAKIIIFKEAKDEDGNPTGKTAIASMNDKCASGTGATIDKCFIKVGMPSADAAVLRFDDSKLHHVAAKCGVFAETDIVNLVKASIPSKEIMCSLADAIVLQNLSVLTRGNTLRHKVLLLGGPNTYLPFLQDCWRKRIPETWDARGYAYPKDVPLEELIIVPENAQYYAAFGAVMYGLHEAAEVGRYRGLEPLKEFIASGRKSKLGATAGPPLARETRELEAFREQYKIPKFSPAELIPGTRVRAVIGMDGGSTSSKAVLVDENRNILKKEYQLSKGNPIQDTKEILARLRQWVEDQGCTLEVLGFGATGYAADVLEQTVKSDVNIVETVAHMMSATTYFGDIDVVCDIGGQDIKVLFMQNGDIKSFRLSNQCSAGNGMLLQAMADQFGIKVTDYAETAFQAELSPKFSYGCAVFLDSDRVNFQKEGYSKEELLAGLAQVLPKNVWQYVVQIPRMASLGRKFVLQGGTQYNLAAVKAQVDYIKERVPEAEVYVHPHCGEAGAIGAAFETLRVVKRRGYSTFVGLDSAIGIEWSSTNDESTRCHFCPNNCARTFIDTVTPKGDTARYISGFSCEKGTVESKEAMLALTADRKKLKKQFPNMVDYESKLLFRHFYDQAPVPEHGAKKLDVEVRRTITGVRRVQVERPFQRSSPESWERRRRLRVGIPRILNIWSTAPFWRTYFETIGIPKQNVVFSDETTEENWVEGGKYGSVDPCYPSKVGQAHVHNLLFHHHKDERPLDFIFNPSLTHVPSFIEGALDHAACPIVAGTPNVLKSAFTKEMDFFAQRGITYLDPACTMIEKHLLRKQLFEALREPFGITEDESDFAVDEAFKALAKLDEEMQARGREILDQVERENRIAILMVGRPYHLDPGLNHGVMEEFQVLGFPVLSIRSIPKDKDYLARFFADDLARGAIGSPLEIQDVWPENYSANSSQKVWAVKFAARHPNVAVLDLSSFKCGHDAPTYGIIDGIISAAGTPYSALHDIDANKPGGSIKIRVKTYTHSLGMQMERLDDLKTAKEELRQRIEEKRLQLLQLKRQQLADRRLRDEAIEKQIAELSERVRAYADARAAKTEAEKAAEAAEAAQKAGIIKLGIKRPGSDGIARI; the protein is encoded by the coding sequence ATGACGGAACCCAACCTGCGAACCGAACCCGTTTGCATCGGCATCGACGTCGGGTCCACCACGGTGAAAGCGACGGTGGTCGATCCCGTCACTCACGAGATCCTCTGGGCCGACTACCAGCGACACCAGACCAAGCAAGCCGAAAAAGTGCTGGAGATGCTGATCGAGATCGGCAACACCTTCCCGGCGCTGCGCAAAGAAGACATACGCACCTTCATCACCGGGTCGGGTTCATCCCCGCTCGTCGAGCCCCTGGGCTCGAAGTTCGTGCAGGAGGTCAACTCGGTGACCTTGGCGGTGGAAAAGCTCCACCCTGCCGTGGGCTCCGTCATCGAGCTTGGCGGGCAAGACGCCAAAATCATCATCTTCAAAGAAGCCAAGGACGAAGACGGCAATCCCACCGGGAAAACAGCCATCGCGTCCATGAACGACAAGTGTGCGAGCGGCACGGGCGCCACCATCGACAAGTGCTTCATCAAGGTGGGCATGCCCTCCGCCGACGCGGCGGTGCTGCGCTTCGACGACTCGAAGCTGCACCACGTGGCTGCGAAATGCGGTGTTTTCGCAGAGACCGACATCGTGAACCTGGTGAAAGCCTCGATCCCCTCGAAGGAGATCATGTGCTCGCTGGCCGATGCGATCGTGCTGCAAAACCTCTCGGTCCTCACACGCGGCAACACGCTTCGGCACAAGGTTCTTTTGCTCGGCGGCCCCAACACCTACCTGCCCTTTTTGCAGGACTGTTGGCGCAAGCGCATCCCCGAAACCTGGGACGCCCGCGGCTATGCCTACCCGAAGGATGTTCCCCTCGAGGAGCTCATCATCGTTCCCGAAAACGCCCAGTACTATGCGGCGTTTGGCGCGGTGATGTACGGGCTTCACGAAGCGGCCGAGGTCGGTCGCTACCGAGGGCTCGAGCCCCTCAAGGAGTTCATCGCCTCGGGGCGCAAATCGAAGCTGGGCGCCACCGCCGGCCCCCCCCTCGCGCGGGAGACCCGCGAGCTCGAGGCCTTCCGCGAGCAGTACAAAATCCCCAAGTTCAGCCCCGCCGAACTCATCCCGGGCACCCGGGTGCGCGCGGTGATCGGCATGGACGGCGGCAGCACCTCGTCCAAGGCGGTGCTGGTCGACGAGAACCGGAACATCCTGAAAAAGGAGTACCAGCTCTCGAAGGGCAACCCCATTCAGGACACGAAGGAGATCCTGGCGCGCCTCAGGCAGTGGGTGGAAGACCAGGGTTGCACGCTCGAGGTGCTGGGCTTCGGCGCCACAGGCTATGCCGCCGACGTGCTCGAGCAGACTGTGAAGTCCGACGTGAACATCGTCGAGACGGTGGCGCACATGATGTCCGCCACGACCTACTTCGGCGACATCGACGTGGTCTGCGACATCGGCGGACAGGACATCAAGGTCCTGTTCATGCAAAACGGTGACATCAAGAGCTTTCGCTTGTCGAACCAGTGTTCTGCAGGCAATGGCATGCTTTTGCAGGCGATGGCCGATCAGTTCGGCATCAAGGTCACGGACTACGCCGAGACGGCGTTCCAGGCAGAGCTCTCCCCGAAGTTCAGCTACGGCTGCGCCGTGTTCCTCGACTCCGACCGGGTGAACTTCCAAAAAGAGGGCTACAGCAAAGAGGAGCTACTCGCCGGGCTCGCGCAGGTGCTGCCGAAGAACGTGTGGCAGTACGTGGTGCAGATCCCGCGCATGGCTTCGCTTGGGCGCAAGTTCGTGCTCCAAGGCGGCACTCAGTACAACCTGGCCGCCGTCAAAGCCCAGGTTGATTACATCAAAGAACGCGTGCCCGAAGCCGAGGTTTACGTGCATCCGCACTGCGGCGAGGCGGGCGCCATAGGCGCGGCCTTCGAAACCCTGCGCGTGGTGAAGCGGCGCGGGTACTCCACCTTCGTCGGTCTCGACAGCGCGATCGGCATCGAGTGGAGCAGCACGAACGACGAGAGCACGCGCTGCCACTTCTGCCCGAACAACTGCGCTCGCACGTTCATCGACACGGTCACCCCGAAAGGCGACACCGCCCGGTACATCAGCGGGTTTTCCTGTGAAAAGGGCACGGTAGAATCGAAAGAGGCGATGCTGGCGCTCACCGCCGATCGCAAGAAGTTGAAGAAGCAGTTCCCCAACATGGTGGACTACGAATCCAAGCTTCTCTTTCGGCACTTTTACGATCAGGCCCCCGTACCCGAACACGGTGCCAAGAAGCTGGATGTGGAGGTACGCCGCACCATCACGGGAGTGCGGCGCGTGCAGGTGGAGCGTCCCTTCCAGCGCAGCAGCCCCGAGAGCTGGGAGCGCAGGCGCCGCCTGCGCGTGGGGATCCCCCGGATCTTGAACATCTGGTCCACCGCGCCGTTCTGGCGCACCTACTTCGAGACCATCGGAATTCCGAAGCAAAACGTGGTCTTCTCAGACGAAACCACCGAAGAAAACTGGGTAGAGGGGGGCAAGTACGGCTCGGTGGATCCCTGCTATCCATCGAAGGTGGGCCAGGCCCACGTGCATAATCTGCTTTTCCATCACCACAAGGACGAGCGGCCCCTCGATTTCATCTTCAACCCTTCACTCACGCACGTTCCTTCGTTCATCGAAGGCGCCCTGGACCATGCGGCGTGCCCCATCGTGGCCGGCACCCCCAACGTGCTGAAGTCTGCCTTCACCAAGGAAATGGACTTCTTCGCGCAACGCGGGATCACGTACCTGGATCCCGCCTGCACCATGATCGAAAAGCATTTGCTGAGAAAGCAGCTCTTCGAGGCGTTGCGCGAACCCTTCGGCATCACGGAAGATGAATCTGACTTCGCGGTGGACGAAGCCTTCAAGGCTCTCGCCAAGCTGGACGAGGAAATGCAGGCCCGCGGCCGCGAAATCCTGGACCAAGTCGAACGCGAGAACCGCATCGCCATCTTGATGGTGGGGCGCCCCTACCACCTGGACCCAGGCCTCAACCATGGCGTGATGGAAGAGTTCCAGGTCCTGGGCTTTCCGGTTCTCTCCATTCGAAGCATTCCCAAAGACAAGGACTACCTCGCGCGCTTCTTTGCTGACGATCTCGCGAGGGGGGCCATTGGGTCACCGCTCGAAATTCAGGACGTGTGGCCCGAGAACTACTCGGCCAACAGCAGCCAAAAAGTTTGGGCGGTCAAGTTTGCCGCCCGCCATCCGAACGTGGCGGTGTTGGATCTTTCTTCCTTCAAGTGCGGCCACGACGCGCCGACCTACGGAATCATCGACGGCATCATCTCGGCAGCGGGTACGCCCTACTCGGCTCTGCATGACATCGACGCCAACAAACCCGGGGGCTCGATCAAGATCAGGGTTAAAACCTACACCCATAGCCTGGGAATGCAGATGGAGCGCCTCGATGACCTGAAAACGGCCAAGGAGGAACTGCGGCAGCGCATCGAGGAAAAGCGCCTGCAGCTGCTCCAACTCAAGCGTCAGCAGCTGGCGGACCGCCGGCTCCGCGACGAGGCCATCGAGAAGCAGATCGCGGAACTTTCGGAGCGCGTGCGCGCCTATGCGGACGCACGCGCCGCCAAGACCGAGGCGGAGAAGGCCGCCGAGGCAGCAGAGGCGGCTCAAAAAGCCGGCATTATCAAACTGGGCATCAAACGACCGGGGTCGGACGGCATAGCCCGCATCTGA
- a CDS encoding 2-hydroxyglutaryl-CoA dehydratase has protein sequence MSTETSQAEVVENKFKLPIVNAADADLLPGPADLDIEAELARFEAEEAAKLGLKIDTDHWYDKMVDPQFTKTQRENTTLLVSGLTAAHDYLVKAALRGVGYKVEVVDVPDNEALRYGKEFGNRGQCNPTYFTVGNLVKYLTEAAEREQISKQDVVNKYVFLTAGACGPCRFGMYATEYRKALRDAGFDGFRVLLFQQKGGLKQATGDEAGLEMNPKFFIGILRALMAGDVINGMGYRLRPFELEPGATDAAIAKAKLLCHEALETNKSVLVALWKARKEFGKVKLDWTRVKPRVSIIGEFWAMTTEGDGNYQLQRFLESEGAECDIQFVTNWLLYMLWEGRYDTKLRGELRGLDDARKSLKDSKIGKKLFTLFIADGAIRAMFHIFGAAVGFRGYHLPDMDVIAETAHQYYNNQLRGGEGHMEVGKFILNVLHNKHHMTLSVKPFGCMPSSGVSDGVQSTITSKFPQSIFCAIETSGDGKVNVYSRVQMFLFKARLAAQKEYDELLAKLGVTKEEVEAFFAKHPQYASGLHRSPHAAAGTAADRLAEFAPYINKPAWQIPLLRVKDKAAQALEAAKLAPSWIAKTRKKLLEKSPVLLAQAKEEWEEVRPLLKQKMKDTTRAGVDATLAKLGFASSERTEAPTAAAA, from the coding sequence ATGAGCACCGAGACCAGCCAAGCCGAAGTCGTAGAGAACAAGTTCAAGCTGCCGATCGTCAACGCAGCTGACGCAGACCTCTTGCCGGGTCCCGCAGACCTCGACATCGAGGCCGAGCTGGCTCGCTTCGAGGCCGAGGAGGCAGCGAAGCTGGGGCTCAAGATCGATACGGACCACTGGTACGACAAGATGGTGGACCCGCAGTTCACGAAAACCCAGCGGGAGAACACCACGCTCCTCGTATCCGGACTGACCGCGGCGCATGACTACCTGGTCAAGGCGGCCCTGCGCGGGGTGGGCTACAAGGTCGAGGTGGTGGACGTGCCCGACAACGAGGCGCTCCGCTACGGCAAAGAGTTCGGCAACCGCGGCCAGTGTAACCCCACCTATTTCACGGTGGGAAATCTGGTGAAATATCTGACGGAAGCCGCCGAGCGCGAGCAGATCAGCAAACAAGACGTCGTCAACAAGTACGTCTTCCTGACCGCAGGCGCCTGCGGACCGTGCCGGTTCGGCATGTACGCCACCGAGTACCGCAAGGCCTTGCGCGACGCCGGCTTCGATGGCTTCCGCGTGCTCTTGTTTCAACAAAAAGGTGGGCTCAAGCAAGCCACGGGCGACGAGGCGGGCCTCGAGATGAACCCGAAGTTCTTCATCGGCATCTTGCGGGCGCTGATGGCCGGCGACGTGATCAACGGCATGGGGTACCGTTTGCGTCCCTTCGAGCTCGAGCCGGGTGCCACAGATGCCGCCATCGCGAAGGCGAAGCTGTTGTGTCACGAGGCGCTCGAAACCAACAAGTCGGTCCTGGTAGCGCTGTGGAAGGCGCGCAAAGAGTTCGGCAAGGTAAAGCTCGATTGGACGCGGGTCAAGCCGCGGGTATCGATCATCGGCGAGTTCTGGGCCATGACCACGGAGGGAGACGGCAACTACCAGCTCCAGCGCTTCCTCGAGAGCGAGGGCGCGGAGTGCGACATCCAGTTCGTGACGAACTGGCTGCTTTACATGCTGTGGGAGGGTCGCTACGACACGAAGCTGCGCGGCGAACTCCGGGGCCTGGATGATGCCCGCAAGAGCCTCAAAGACTCGAAGATCGGCAAAAAGCTCTTCACGCTCTTCATCGCCGACGGGGCCATCCGCGCGATGTTCCACATCTTCGGCGCAGCCGTGGGCTTCCGTGGCTACCACCTGCCAGACATGGACGTCATCGCCGAGACCGCGCACCAGTACTACAACAACCAACTGCGCGGCGGCGAGGGTCATATGGAGGTGGGCAAGTTCATCCTGAACGTGCTGCACAACAAGCACCACATGACCTTGTCGGTCAAGCCCTTCGGCTGCATGCCTTCCTCTGGGGTGTCCGACGGCGTGCAAAGCACGATCACGTCCAAGTTCCCGCAAAGCATCTTCTGTGCGATCGAGACGTCAGGAGACGGCAAGGTCAACGTCTATAGCCGCGTGCAAATGTTCCTGTTCAAGGCACGTCTGGCGGCGCAAAAAGAGTACGACGAGCTCCTGGCTAAGCTTGGTGTGACCAAGGAAGAGGTCGAGGCCTTCTTCGCGAAGCACCCCCAGTACGCCTCGGGCCTGCACCGCTCCCCCCATGCGGCGGCGGGCACGGCGGCAGACCGCTTGGCGGAGTTTGCTCCCTACATCAACAAGCCCGCCTGGCAGATTCCTCTTTTGCGGGTGAAGGACAAGGCCGCACAGGCCCTGGAAGCCGCGAAACTGGCCCCGAGCTGGATCGCGAAGACACGCAAAAAGTTGCTGGAGAAGTCGCCCGTGCTGTTGGCACAGGCAAAAGAAGAGTGGGAAGAGGTTCGCCCCCTGCTCAAGCAGAAGATGAAGGACACCACGCGCGCAGGGGTGGATGCCACGCTGGCGAAGCTTGGCTTTGCCTCATCCGAGCGCACCGAGGCCCCTACGGCCGCGGCCGCTTGA
- a CDS encoding DUF4142 domain-containing protein: protein MSDERREHGKLRHAADRAQDMAGGLVGRMSAATVRTADAFVENASMGDLYELEAANVALRRSGSLEVHAIAQQMIEDHGASARHLSAALEMNETRGVRAPPQELDKRHRKMIEHLEAAPKDQFDTSYLDQQVLAHEETETLLAGYEDKGDNPQLRSLAAAILPVVRRHGRHVQALRKELAH from the coding sequence ATGAGCGACGAACGACGAGAACACGGGAAGCTCCGGCATGCGGCTGACAGGGCGCAGGACATGGCGGGGGGACTGGTGGGGCGCATGAGCGCCGCCACCGTGAGAACGGCCGACGCGTTCGTGGAGAACGCCTCGATGGGTGACCTTTACGAGCTCGAAGCTGCCAACGTGGCCCTTCGTCGCTCGGGCTCACTCGAGGTACATGCGATCGCGCAGCAGATGATCGAGGATCACGGGGCGAGCGCGCGCCATTTGTCGGCAGCTCTGGAGATGAACGAGACGCGGGGTGTGCGTGCGCCCCCCCAGGAGCTCGACAAGCGGCATCGAAAGATGATCGAGCACCTCGAAGCGGCTCCGAAAGACCAGTTCGATACGTCGTATCTCGATCAGCAAGTGCTGGCGCACGAAGAGACCGAGACACTGCTGGCGGGTTACGAGGACAAGGGTGACAACCCGCAGCTGCGCTCGCTGGCCGCCGCGATCTTGCCTGTGGTGAGACGTCACGGACGACACGTACAAGCGCTCCGCAAGGAGCTGGCTCACTGA
- a CDS encoding class I SAM-dependent methyltransferase, translating to MARRLDRRRSLTAEGAAFARAAGLRHIGAPDEALESLLPAFARLVLRAGWTRRGALRLVDRIAPGMPGYHLARTRFFDERLAHALGAGAQQVVLLCAGLDTRAHRLRRILAGATVFEVDHPQTSAWKRARVARLAGGPHAHPAVRYVACDLRVDALGDCLHAAGLERKVTTFVIWEGATMYLESACVARTFRELAGVADLISVAFDYLDRRALETPGSFPGAQRNLDVVARRGEPYVFGLSPGQVDAFVDAAGFVLGLNHEARAWGDTRPGHLPTLGFAGLAEAHKAAER from the coding sequence ATGGCACGAAGACTCGACAGGCGTCGTAGCCTGACGGCCGAAGGTGCCGCGTTTGCCCGCGCGGCAGGGCTACGGCACATCGGCGCGCCCGATGAGGCGCTCGAGAGTCTGCTGCCAGCTTTCGCGCGGCTCGTGCTTCGGGCGGGGTGGACCCGGCGTGGGGCGCTGCGCCTGGTGGACAGGATCGCTCCGGGCATGCCCGGTTATCACCTTGCGCGCACCCGCTTCTTCGATGAGCGGTTGGCGCACGCCCTCGGTGCGGGCGCGCAGCAAGTGGTGTTGCTGTGCGCAGGCCTGGACACCCGGGCCCATCGCCTTCGTCGAATCCTTGCGGGGGCGACGGTGTTCGAGGTGGACCACCCGCAGACCAGCGCCTGGAAGCGGGCACGGGTGGCGCGCCTGGCCGGCGGCCCCCATGCACACCCGGCGGTGCGCTACGTCGCCTGTGACCTCCGCGTGGACGCGTTGGGTGATTGCCTTCACGCGGCAGGCCTCGAGCGGAAGGTCACCACGTTCGTCATCTGGGAAGGCGCCACGATGTATCTCGAAAGTGCCTGCGTGGCGCGCACGTTCCGTGAACTGGCCGGTGTGGCCGACCTGATCTCGGTGGCGTTCGACTATCTGGATCGCCGGGCTTTGGAAACGCCCGGCTCGTTTCCAGGGGCACAAAGGAACCTCGACGTCGTGGCGCGCCGGGGGGAGCCCTACGTGTTCGGTCTTTCGCCTGGCCAGGTGGATGCGTTCGTGGACGCGGCCGGGTTCGTTCTCGGCTTGAACCATGAGGCCCGCGCGTGGGGCGACACGCGGCCAGGACATCTTCCGACCCTTGGGTTCGCCGGACTGGCCGAAGCGCATAAGGCAGCCGAGCGCTGA
- a CDS encoding DUF2277 domain-containing protein — MCRSIKTLFNFEPPATDQEVRAASLQFVRKLSGFPKPSKANEEAFEAAVEEVFSAARRLVDSLETTSPPRDRAFEAVKAKERSLLRFGR, encoded by the coding sequence ATGTGCCGTAGCATCAAGACACTCTTCAACTTCGAGCCCCCCGCGACCGACCAAGAGGTCCGCGCCGCTTCGCTTCAGTTCGTCCGCAAGTTGAGTGGATTTCCCAAGCCCTCCAAGGCGAACGAAGAGGCGTTCGAGGCCGCGGTCGAGGAGGTCTTCAGCGCGGCCCGGCGCCTCGTCGATTCATTGGAGACCACCTCCCCGCCGCGGGATCGCGCGTTCGAGGCGGTCAAGGCGAAGGAGCGCTCACTCCTGCGCTTCGGCCGCTGA
- a CDS encoding PEP/pyruvate-binding domain-containing protein encodes MLAPEGTVPLRDAIKAAVPAFGGKTAHYAALRRVPGVAVPRAFGIPVFFYQQFLDQNGLSARIASMLQDPAFKSDPVVRDAQLAQLRRAIVDGKVDPAFEAALIAKLKADFPRTRMRFRSSTNAEDLDGFTGAGLYESFPGQVEDPDRPVLRALKSTWASVWLLRAFEERAYRSIDHTAVGMSVLCNPSFTDEEANGVALTANPFDVSGAEPAFYVNVQKGETSVVLPDGSVKSDELIYHYYAPGQPAVYLGHSSLVKRGQSVLSREQLFELGTALDSIHQYYRSAYGTQGGFYAMDVEFKLDDLGTGKPPSIWVKQARPHPGRGQSPTP; translated from the coding sequence ATGCTGGCGCCCGAGGGCACGGTGCCCCTCCGCGACGCGATCAAGGCCGCTGTCCCTGCGTTCGGGGGCAAGACGGCGCACTATGCCGCGCTAAGAAGGGTTCCGGGTGTGGCGGTGCCCCGCGCCTTCGGGATCCCGGTGTTCTTCTATCAGCAGTTCCTGGACCAAAACGGCCTGTCGGCGCGCATCGCTTCGATGCTGCAAGACCCTGCCTTCAAGAGCGACCCGGTCGTGCGCGACGCGCAGTTGGCGCAGCTTCGGCGCGCCATCGTGGACGGCAAGGTCGACCCCGCTTTCGAGGCCGCGCTCATCGCCAAGTTGAAGGCTGACTTTCCGCGGACCCGCATGAGGTTCCGCTCGAGCACGAACGCAGAAGATCTCGATGGCTTCACCGGCGCTGGGCTTTACGAATCGTTCCCCGGGCAGGTGGAAGACCCGGATCGCCCGGTGTTGCGTGCCCTCAAGTCCACGTGGGCCAGCGTGTGGCTGCTGCGCGCCTTCGAGGAACGCGCATACCGCAGCATCGACCACACGGCGGTGGGCATGTCGGTGCTGTGCAACCCGTCATTCACCGACGAAGAGGCCAACGGGGTCGCGCTGACCGCCAATCCCTTCGATGTCTCCGGGGCAGAGCCGGCGTTTTACGTGAACGTGCAAAAGGGCGAAACGTCCGTGGTTTTACCCGACGGTTCCGTGAAGAGCGATGAGCTCATCTACCACTACTACGCGCCCGGGCAGCCGGCCGTGTATCTCGGGCATTCGTCCTTGGTCAAGCGCGGCCAGTCGGTGCTTTCGCGCGAGCAGCTCTTCGAGCTCGGAACGGCGCTCGACAGCATCCACCAGTACTACCGCTCTGCCTACGGCACGCAGGGTGGATTTTACGCGATGGACGTCGAATTCAAGCTCGACGACTTGGGCACGGGCAAGCCCCCCAGCATCTGGGTCAAGCAAGCGCGGCCTCATCCCGGTCGGGGCCAAAGTCCCACGCCGTGA
- a CDS encoding DUF2490 domain-containing protein: protein MALTLRGICRNIAPGVLVLALLAPGLAHAADEELWLRASVRYHATKRLHVDLDQNVRFALSPWQTAYVAPDLSVSYEAWKRLRFSAGYRYVERRNPFDRFVTWHRLYADARGKFKLGDFRVTNRLRLQNEASSDFSAQDRTSLRDELLLGYKVNDDLGPYAGVELFYNFRGADGRGFQQYRLEAGVEYTIGSHEVQVEYRFENEVLDANDVSRNLFVFSFRFDI from the coding sequence GTGGCCCTTACCCTTCGCGGCATCTGTCGGAACATAGCCCCAGGCGTTTTGGTCCTTGCCTTGCTCGCTCCGGGGCTCGCTCACGCGGCCGACGAGGAGTTGTGGCTGCGGGCCAGCGTTCGATATCACGCGACCAAACGGCTGCATGTCGATCTGGATCAGAACGTGAGATTCGCTCTGTCGCCTTGGCAAACAGCGTACGTGGCTCCCGATCTGTCCGTGAGCTACGAAGCTTGGAAGCGCCTGCGCTTCAGCGCTGGGTACCGCTACGTAGAGCGGCGCAATCCCTTCGACCGCTTCGTGACCTGGCACCGGCTGTACGCGGACGCGCGGGGGAAGTTCAAGCTGGGTGACTTCAGGGTCACCAACCGCCTGAGACTGCAGAACGAGGCCAGCTCGGATTTCTCCGCGCAAGACAGGACCTCGCTGCGTGACGAGCTGCTCTTGGGATACAAGGTCAACGACGACCTCGGGCCCTACGCGGGCGTCGAGTTGTTCTACAACTTTCGCGGCGCGGATGGCCGCGGCTTTCAGCAGTATCGGTTGGAGGCTGGCGTTGAGTACACGATCGGAAGCCACGAGGTTCAAGTCGAGTACCGTTTCGAAAACGAGGTTCTCGATGCAAACGACGTGTCGCGTAACCTGTTCGTCTTCTCTTTCCGGTTCGATATCTAA
- a CDS encoding DUF4956 domain-containing protein, translating to MAELFNADKFWDPDDFGKLLVRLVLDLLVTTFIVKLIYYRKYRRKEYVFVFYLLNIVTLFICVLLRKVPIELGFALGLFAVFGILRYRTEAMRSRELTYLFVVIGVAIWNGLSNKKISVSELFLVNIVTAATIFLLERSRMGGEDEQIVLYDRIDLLAPERREELVADLTKRTGLNVRRVEVGQIDLLRDTANITVFFRS from the coding sequence ATGGCTGAGCTCTTCAACGCAGACAAGTTTTGGGATCCTGACGACTTCGGAAAACTGCTCGTTCGGCTGGTCCTCGACCTGCTGGTGACGACTTTCATCGTCAAGCTGATCTACTACAGGAAGTACCGACGAAAAGAATACGTCTTTGTCTTCTACCTCCTCAACATCGTCACTCTGTTCATCTGTGTGCTGCTGAGGAAGGTGCCGATCGAGCTGGGGTTCGCGCTGGGGCTCTTCGCCGTTTTCGGGATCCTCCGGTATCGAACCGAGGCGATGCGCAGCCGTGAGCTGACGTACCTCTTCGTGGTCATCGGGGTAGCCATTTGGAATGGCTTGTCGAACAAGAAGATCAGCGTCTCTGAGCTGTTCCTCGTCAACATCGTCACCGCCGCTACGATCTTTCTCCTCGAGAGATCGCGTATGGGGGGAGAGGACGAGCAAATCGTTCTTTACGATCGCATCGACCTCTTGGCACCGGAGAGGCGGGAAGAGCTGGTGGCCGATTTGACGAAGCGTACGGGGCTGAACGTGCGGCGCGTCGAGGTGGGGCAGATCGACCTGCTTCGCGACACGGCCAACATCACCGTTTTCTTCAGGAGCTAG
- a CDS encoding polyphosphate polymerase domain-containing protein produces the protein MASAPSASDAALRSPVLLGRFAQATEGDLANTSLLRRYDRKFLIPRARLSDVLSCLGPQYKIVASRGSEIATYRTTYFDTPDLRLFRDHVRGKKPRFKVRIRHYLERRCSFLEIKQKTNRGETRKSRLELPFGQDQLEEAGKAFVREHCPVDVKSLQASLSTHFLRITLVEPGLGERVTCDQGISFSRGGESHTLPSLVVAEVKQCEGRMSTPFLQSLRAGDARQSRFSKYAVGVAMAGGADLVHHLRASLRLIGKLAHG, from the coding sequence GTGGCATCGGCTCCTTCGGCGTCGGATGCGGCTCTTCGTTCTCCTGTCCTGCTGGGACGCTTTGCGCAAGCCACGGAGGGAGACCTTGCCAACACGTCGTTGCTCCGGCGCTACGACCGCAAGTTCCTCATTCCCCGCGCGCGCCTGTCCGATGTGCTGTCATGCCTGGGCCCGCAGTACAAGATCGTGGCCAGCCGGGGCAGCGAGATCGCCACCTACCGTACCACCTACTTCGACACGCCCGACCTTAGGCTCTTTCGCGACCACGTCAGGGGCAAAAAGCCGCGCTTCAAGGTGCGCATCCGGCACTACCTCGAGCGGCGTTGCTCTTTCCTCGAGATCAAGCAGAAAACGAACCGCGGCGAGACGCGCAAGTCACGGCTGGAGCTGCCTTTCGGGCAGGATCAACTGGAAGAGGCCGGCAAAGCCTTCGTGCGAGAGCACTGCCCTGTCGACGTGAAGTCTCTGCAAGCGAGCCTCTCCACTCACTTCCTGCGCATCACCTTGGTCGAGCCGGGGCTCGGCGAGCGCGTCACGTGCGATCAAGGCATCTCGTTTTCCCGCGGCGGCGAGAGCCACACCCTGCCCAGCTTGGTCGTGGCCGAGGTCAAACAATGTGAGGGGCGCATGAGTACGCCATTTTTGCAGTCGCTCCGCGCGGGCGATGCGCGTCAGAGTCGCTTCAGCAAGTACGCCGTGGGGGTCGCCATGGCTGGCGGCGCTGACCTCGTCCACCATCTTCGGGCCTCTTTGCGCCTCATCGGAAAACTCGCACATGGCTGA